The proteins below come from a single Mucilaginibacter mali genomic window:
- a CDS encoding energy transducer TonB, translating to MKKHPLIFCALLLALAGFAQTKSVTKDSLNYREKYEVLKANPNVKQGKYSLSVRSSGKILTTGFYKNNLKDGTWHEYNLKDYVIAEGQYTNGRKTGEWKYYGKLWKLMNKFDFDNNQLTFHQPTHDDSVHVYRVLKGRDTIATLMERPPIYLGSDILFRSLLYNLRYPAEAVKKRVSGRVVIGFTIDEKGHVHDYRVVGSLGYGCDEEALRVVKLIPEDWVAGQYKGSNVAVVMNLPVAFTLE from the coding sequence ATGAAAAAGCACCCGTTGATATTTTGCGCCCTGCTGCTGGCATTGGCAGGCTTCGCGCAAACCAAAAGTGTTACTAAGGATAGCCTGAACTACCGCGAAAAGTACGAAGTACTGAAGGCTAACCCCAACGTTAAACAGGGGAAGTATAGCCTGTCGGTGCGCTCGTCGGGCAAAATATTAACCACCGGTTTTTATAAAAACAACCTGAAGGATGGCACCTGGCACGAGTATAACCTTAAGGATTACGTAATTGCGGAGGGCCAGTACACCAATGGCCGCAAAACCGGCGAATGGAAGTATTACGGCAAACTGTGGAAGCTGATGAACAAGTTCGATTTCGACAACAACCAGCTTACCTTTCACCAGCCTACACACGATGATAGCGTGCATGTTTACCGCGTACTGAAGGGCCGTGATACCATTGCCACCCTGATGGAGCGCCCGCCCATCTACCTGGGTAGCGATATCCTGTTCCGCTCGCTATTGTACAACCTGCGTTACCCCGCCGAAGCTGTTAAAAAACGCGTAAGCGGCCGTGTAGTCATCGGCTTCACTATCGATGAAAAAGGCCACGTTCATGATTACCGGGTGGTGGGTTCGCTTGGTTACGGCTGCGATGAGGAAGCCCTGCGGGTAGTGAAACTGATTCCTGAAGATTGGGTAGCCGGGCAATATAAGGGTAGTAATGTGGCTGTGGTGATGAATTTGCCGGTGGCGTTTACGCTGGAGTGA
- a CDS encoding NAD(P)/FAD-dependent oxidoreductase — MTADVLIIGGGLAGLCNAIQLNRAGLQVTVIEKKHYPFHRVCGEYISNEVLPFLRKLGIDIDSLNPARINRLEITSAGGKRFGCGLDLGGFGVSRYTLDNHLYRQAQLAGVKFMLDTRVADVRFTDDHFEVVIPGQTLIARLVIGSYGKRSNLDQKLKRPFFYKRSPYLAVKFHIKADLPDDLIQLNNYKDGYCGVSKVDGDRYCMCYLAKSDDLRKYGSLPALEENVIRKNPYLNEIFSNAEFLLDKPEVINEISFEKKAPVEQHILMSGDTAGMIAPLCGNGMAMAIHSSKLLSESIIKYYQSEKFTAAQRVQLEQAYTHAWNKEFASRLWAGRQMQRLFGRDSVTGLTIDMLNTMPAVANLLIRTSHGKPFA; from the coding sequence ATGACGGCGGATGTGCTTATCATTGGTGGTGGTTTGGCCGGTTTGTGCAATGCCATCCAGCTTAACCGGGCCGGCTTGCAGGTAACGGTAATCGAAAAAAAACATTACCCCTTCCATCGCGTTTGCGGCGAGTATATCAGTAACGAGGTATTACCTTTTTTGAGGAAATTGGGCATCGATATCGACAGTCTGAACCCAGCGCGTATTAACAGGTTAGAAATTACCTCGGCAGGTGGCAAGCGCTTCGGCTGCGGGTTAGATCTGGGGGGATTTGGTGTTAGTCGCTATACTTTAGATAACCATCTGTACCGGCAAGCCCAACTGGCCGGCGTAAAATTTATGCTGGATACCCGGGTAGCGGATGTGCGCTTTACCGATGATCATTTCGAGGTAGTGATTCCCGGGCAAACGCTGATAGCCCGGCTGGTGATTGGATCTTACGGCAAGCGTTCCAATCTCGATCAAAAACTGAAGCGGCCATTTTTTTACAAACGCAGCCCCTATCTGGCGGTGAAGTTCCACATCAAAGCCGATCTGCCTGATGACCTGATCCAACTGAATAATTACAAAGATGGCTACTGCGGCGTAAGCAAGGTTGACGGCGACCGCTATTGCATGTGCTATCTTGCCAAAAGCGATGACCTGCGCAAATATGGGTCGCTGCCCGCGCTGGAGGAAAACGTGATCCGCAAAAACCCTTATCTAAATGAAATATTCAGTAATGCCGAATTTCTGCTGGATAAACCGGAAGTCATCAACGAGATCTCGTTCGAGAAAAAAGCGCCGGTTGAGCAGCACATCCTGATGAGCGGAGATACCGCCGGCATGATAGCCCCGCTTTGCGGCAACGGCATGGCGATGGCCATCCATTCAAGCAAGTTACTTTCGGAAAGTATCATTAAATATTATCAGTCTGAAAAATTTACCGCAGCGCAACGGGTGCAACTGGAGCAGGCCTACACCCATGCCTGGAATAAGGAGTTTGCCAGCCGCCTATGGGCCGGCCGGCAAATGCAGCGCCTGTTCGGACGTGATAGTGTTACGGGCCTGACCATCGATATGCTGAACACGATGCCCGCGGTAGCTAATTTACTTATCCGCACCTCCCACGGCAAACCATTTGCCTGA
- a CDS encoding inorganic phosphate transporter translates to MVTTLLVVVVILAVVFDFINGFHDAANSIATVVSTKVLTPFQAVLWAAAFNFLAYFLIKDHKVANTIAKTVHEHFITMHVILAGLVAAITWNLITWWFGIPSSSSHTLIGGFAGAGMTNALYMGSAAITAVNIKSILTIAAYIFLAPFIGLLIAYIITIIILHICKNARPSVAERWFKVLQLISSGALSFAHGGNDAQKVMGIIYVAMFTSGIIQNGAPMPEWIPLLCYSAIALGTMSGGWKIVKTMGTKITKVTPLEGVSAETAGAITLFITERFGIPVSTTHTITGSIIGVGLTKRVSAVRWGVTINLVWAWIITIPISALLAAAVFTLMHFIG, encoded by the coding sequence ATGGTAACCACGCTACTTGTTGTTGTTGTAATACTTGCAGTTGTCTTCGATTTCATCAACGGCTTTCACGATGCGGCTAACTCTATTGCCACCGTGGTATCAACCAAGGTATTAACCCCCTTCCAGGCGGTGCTTTGGGCTGCGGCCTTTAACTTTCTGGCCTACTTTTTAATAAAGGACCATAAGGTAGCCAACACCATTGCCAAAACCGTGCACGAGCATTTTATTACCATGCACGTAATACTGGCCGGTCTTGTTGCCGCCATCACCTGGAACCTTATCACCTGGTGGTTCGGTATCCCCTCAAGCTCATCGCATACCCTTATCGGCGGTTTTGCCGGCGCGGGTATGACTAACGCCCTGTATATGGGCTCGGCCGCTATTACCGCGGTAAATATCAAATCGATACTTACCATAGCCGCCTACATATTTTTGGCGCCTTTTATTGGTTTGCTTATCGCCTATATCATTACCATTATTATCCTGCATATCTGCAAAAATGCGAGGCCGTCCGTTGCCGAGCGCTGGTTTAAAGTTTTACAACTGATATCATCGGGCGCGCTAAGCTTTGCCCATGGCGGTAACGATGCGCAAAAGGTAATGGGTATTATCTACGTAGCCATGTTTACATCGGGAATTATCCAAAACGGCGCGCCAATGCCCGAGTGGATCCCGCTGCTGTGCTATTCGGCTATCGCTTTAGGTACTATGTCGGGCGGTTGGAAGATCGTAAAGACCATGGGTACCAAAATTACCAAAGTAACCCCGCTTGAAGGTGTTAGCGCCGAAACCGCGGGCGCCATCACCCTGTTTATTACCGAGCGTTTTGGTATCCCGGTTTCAACCACGCACACCATCACCGGCTCTATTATTGGTGTAGGCTTAACCAAGCGTGTATCGGCTGTGCGCTGGGGTGTTACCATTAACCTGGTTTGGGCCTGGATCATCACTATCCCAATTTCGGCCCTGCTGGCTGCTGCGGTATTTACCCTGATGCATTTTATAGGATAA
- a CDS encoding response regulator, giving the protein MKKFDIACVIDDDDIYTFTVKRIIANSQIADKTLFFPNGKLAIDFFNEYVHQTDSLPDLILLDINMPVLDGWQFMDEFVKIHPLIAKKVTIYIVSSSIDEADFAKARSYEQISDFIVKPINVAKLQKMVEVLNAEA; this is encoded by the coding sequence ATGAAAAAATTTGACATCGCCTGTGTGATAGACGATGATGATATCTACACCTTTACCGTGAAGCGCATCATTGCCAATTCTCAAATTGCCGACAAGACCTTGTTTTTCCCTAACGGGAAACTGGCGATAGATTTTTTTAACGAATACGTACATCAAACCGATAGCCTGCCCGATCTGATCTTACTGGATATCAACATGCCCGTGCTTGATGGCTGGCAGTTTATGGATGAGTTTGTAAAGATCCATCCGCTGATAGCCAAAAAGGTGACCATATATATTGTTAGCTCATCTATAGATGAGGCCGATTTTGCCAAGGCCCGCTCTTACGAACAGATCTCGGATTTTATTGTGAAGCCCATCAATGTAGCCAAGTTGCAAAAAATGGTAGAGGTGCTTAACGCCGAAGCATAA
- a CDS encoding DUF47 domain-containing protein — MSLNSIFQYFVPKDKKVFFPLFEQAAHNVVAMATILVEAVNTNDNAAREDMFKQIDTLENKGDELTHQIYLELGKNFITPFDREDIHSLATAIDDVADYIQGSANRMLLYNIDEYTESIKKLSELILQGGVELEKAVRELKDLKNVRNIADSCIRINSVENQADYVFDRAVADLFLYEKDALRLIKYKEILAALETATDMCEDAANVMESILVKNA, encoded by the coding sequence ATGTCATTAAACAGTATCTTCCAATACTTTGTCCCAAAAGATAAAAAAGTATTTTTCCCTTTGTTTGAACAAGCCGCGCACAACGTAGTAGCCATGGCTACTATACTGGTAGAAGCCGTAAATACCAACGATAATGCTGCCCGCGAGGACATGTTTAAACAAATAGACACCCTTGAGAATAAGGGCGACGAGTTAACCCACCAGATCTATCTTGAACTGGGTAAAAACTTTATCACTCCGTTCGACCGTGAAGATATTCACTCGCTGGCTACGGCTATTGATGACGTGGCCGATTATATCCAGGGCTCAGCGAACCGTATGCTGCTGTATAATATTGATGAGTATACCGAATCGATAAAAAAACTATCTGAGCTGATATTGCAGGGTGGCGTTGAACTGGAAAAAGCCGTGCGCGAATTAAAGGACCTGAAAAACGTACGTAACATTGCCGATAGCTGTATCCGTATTAACAGTGTGGAAAACCAGGCCGATTACGTGTTCGACCGCGCTGTTGCCGATTTGTTTTTATACGAGAAGGATGCCCTGCGCCTGATCAAATACAAGGAAATACTTGCCGCATTGGAAACGGCTACCGATATGTGCGAGGACGCTGCCAATGTAATGGAATCAATTTTAGTTAAAAACGCCTAA
- a CDS encoding sensor histidine kinase, whose translation MKLRVLIFLTAFSVAITVSSVNFYFQHRWYDVTITFFVSFSISFIVFYYLIEKYVYSKIKLIYKLIHNLKLGRDLRDALGEQHIISADPINDVEQEVKEWARQKKSEIDELRKQEKFRREFLTNISHEFKTPLFAIQGYIEAIQDDEFEDLDMAAQFLEKAAKNVDRLSYLIKDLDEISKLESGEIPINYTRFKINDLIKEVLDSLEMKAKQHDIKFIYKQKYDENVMVNADRDKIHQVIINLVDNSLKYGKTGGSTSVSLFNLHDQVLIEITDDGIGIEEKYLPRLFERFFRTEQSRSRQVGGSGLGLAIVKHIIEAHQQTINVRSTAGLGSTFGFTLQKAKQSPFPAIPGIK comes from the coding sequence ATGAAACTGCGCGTGCTCATCTTTTTAACTGCTTTTTCGGTAGCCATTACGGTATCGTCGGTTAATTTTTACTTTCAGCATAGGTGGTACGATGTAACTATCACTTTTTTTGTATCGTTCTCCATCAGCTTTATTGTTTTTTATTATCTGATAGAAAAATACGTTTACTCGAAGATCAAACTCATCTATAAACTCATCCACAACTTAAAGCTGGGCCGCGATCTGCGCGATGCGCTGGGCGAACAGCATATCATCAGCGCCGACCCGATAAACGATGTGGAGCAAGAGGTAAAGGAGTGGGCCCGCCAAAAAAAATCGGAAATAGACGAATTGCGCAAACAGGAAAAGTTTCGCAGGGAGTTTTTAACCAATATCTCGCACGAGTTTAAAACACCGCTGTTTGCGATACAGGGTTATATCGAAGCGATACAGGATGACGAGTTTGAAGACCTGGATATGGCAGCCCAGTTTTTAGAGAAAGCCGCAAAAAACGTAGACCGGCTAAGCTACCTGATCAAGGATCTGGACGAGATATCCAAGCTGGAATCAGGCGAGATACCGATCAACTATACCAGGTTTAAGATAAACGACCTGATCAAAGAAGTACTCGATTCACTGGAAATGAAGGCAAAACAGCACGATATTAAGTTTATTTATAAACAGAAGTACGACGAGAACGTAATGGTTAATGCCGACAGGGATAAAATTCACCAGGTAATTATAAACCTGGTCGACAATTCGCTTAAGTATGGCAAAACCGGCGGCAGCACATCGGTAAGCCTGTTTAACCTGCACGACCAGGTACTGATAGAGATTACCGACGATGGCATCGGGATAGAAGAAAAGTATTTACCACGCCTGTTCGAACGTTTTTTCCGTACCGAGCAAAGCCGTTCGCGCCAGGTTGGCGGCTCTGGTTTGGGTTTAGCTATTGTTAAGCACATTATCGAGGCTCACCAGCAAACTATCAACGTGCGCAGTACTGCGGGTTTGGGTTCTACTTTTGGCTTTACGCTGCAAAAAGCCAAGCAATCACCATTTCCGGCCATCCCCGGTATTAAATAG
- a CDS encoding MaoC family dehydratase, whose protein sequence is MIVIHNYAEFEAHLGQVLGTSPWHTITQQQIQQFAEATIDHQWIHTDPERAATESPFKATIAHGYLTVSLLPYFWNQIADVRNLKMQINYSIENIRFAQAVPVNSKVRLIAKLNAIVNLRGITKATIGVTMEIDGEKKPAYTGEVVFLYHFNS, encoded by the coding sequence ATGATCGTTATACACAACTACGCCGAGTTTGAAGCGCATTTAGGCCAGGTGCTGGGCACATCGCCATGGCATACCATCACCCAACAGCAAATTCAGCAATTTGCTGAGGCTACCATAGATCATCAATGGATACATACCGACCCCGAACGGGCCGCTACCGAAAGCCCGTTCAAGGCTACGATAGCGCATGGATACCTTACCGTATCGCTGCTGCCCTATTTCTGGAACCAGATTGCCGATGTGCGCAACCTGAAAATGCAGATCAATTACAGTATCGAGAATATCCGCTTTGCGCAGGCGGTGCCGGTTAACAGCAAGGTAAGGCTGATAGCCAAACTGAACGCTATTGTTAATCTACGCGGCATCACCAAAGCCACCATCGGCGTAACTATGGAGATAGATGGCGAGAAAAAACCCGCTTATACGGGCGAGGTGGTTTTTCTGTATCATTTTAATTCTTAG
- a CDS encoding methyltransferase domain-containing protein, with translation MVYLKTRSGKAEVMDDLDLPSAEIDPVLAGLAKMNRWFGAHKTVIKTLQKFPDLAYNHVSDWGCGGGDMLVALRKWSDRHHLSLYLTGVDAAKSAVRYAKRHSLGCRINYIQASVLSDDLHARQFDIVTSGLFSHHFADREWVLLIRKMYTCSRRGVILTDLHRHWLLYYAVTAITRLITKNKMARVDGPLSVKRSFKRKEIVSLLKAAQIDNYNLTWVWPFRWLLIIRKH, from the coding sequence ATGGTCTATTTAAAAACACGTTCAGGCAAAGCGGAAGTGATGGACGATCTTGATCTCCCATCAGCCGAGATAGACCCGGTGCTGGCCGGCCTTGCTAAAATGAACCGTTGGTTTGGCGCGCACAAAACCGTCATAAAAACCTTGCAAAAATTTCCAGATTTAGCCTATAATCACGTCAGCGACTGGGGTTGCGGCGGCGGCGATATGCTGGTTGCCTTACGCAAATGGTCGGATAGGCACCATTTATCTTTATACCTTACCGGGGTAGACGCGGCCAAATCCGCCGTACGATATGCTAAAAGGCATTCGCTGGGCTGTCGCATTAATTATATACAGGCCAGCGTATTGAGTGATGATTTGCACGCCAGGCAGTTCGATATCGTGACATCAGGCTTATTCAGCCATCACTTTGCCGACCGGGAATGGGTGCTACTCATCCGCAAAATGTACACTTGCTCGCGCCGGGGCGTTATCCTAACCGACCTGCACCGGCACTGGCTACTGTATTATGCCGTAACGGCCATTACACGGCTCATCACCAAAAATAAAATGGCGCGGGTAGATGGCCCCTTATCGGTAAAGCGGAGTTTTAAAAGGAAGGAAATTGTTAGCTTATTAAAGGCAGCGCAAATTGATAACTATAATTTAACATGGGTTTGGCCCTTCAGATGGTTGTTAATTATTCGTAAACACTAA
- a CDS encoding NAD(P)H-hydrate dehydratase, giving the protein MLPLLTAKDIRKADAYTIKHEPISSIDLMERAAKAFVGWFINHFPDKKQAITVYCGTGNNGGDGLAIARMLNEHHYKKICVVVARFGKKSTADFDGNFERLITAGIPYTGINPGDKLPDDKGQIIIDALLGSGLNKPLAGDYARLVNHLNDLNKTVVAVDVPTGLFTDGDMPADALVLKAGLVITFQQPKLSFLLPESGPHINCWEAVNIGLSGEFIQSLNSPYQFIEEKDIRQLLRPRPRFSNKGTFGHALIIAGQPETMGAALLSASGCAHAGAGLTTACIPQSGLVALNTSQPEVMAIMRDGKKTPEMAWDKFSAIGIGPGLGKDKQALQLLGNTLKNYQKPMVIDADALNLLSANPKLWKKIPAGSILTPHMKEFDRLFGGHISWWSRIQTAIVRAAEYNINILLKNNYTIIATPGGRVYFNPTGNPAMATGGMGDVLTGILASLLAQQHPPEQACIIGAYIHGKAGDELALPSRMTVVMPGKLAQQLPVTIARLTL; this is encoded by the coding sequence ATGCTGCCACTGTTAACTGCCAAAGATATCCGCAAGGCCGATGCCTATACCATTAAGCACGAACCAATTTCATCTATCGATTTGATGGAGCGGGCGGCTAAGGCTTTTGTGGGCTGGTTCATTAATCACTTCCCCGATAAAAAACAGGCAATTACCGTTTACTGCGGCACCGGTAACAATGGCGGCGATGGGTTGGCCATCGCGCGGATGCTTAATGAACATCATTACAAAAAGATCTGTGTGGTAGTGGCCCGGTTCGGTAAAAAGTCCACGGCCGATTTTGATGGAAATTTTGAGCGGTTAATTACGGCGGGGATACCATATACCGGGATAAACCCGGGCGATAAGCTACCCGATGATAAAGGTCAAATCATTATTGACGCGCTGCTGGGTAGCGGGTTGAATAAACCACTTGCCGGTGATTACGCCCGATTAGTAAATCATCTGAACGATTTAAACAAAACCGTAGTAGCGGTAGATGTCCCCACCGGCCTGTTTACCGACGGCGACATGCCCGCTGATGCACTGGTGCTGAAAGCCGGCCTGGTGATCACCTTTCAGCAACCCAAACTCAGCTTCCTGCTACCCGAATCGGGCCCGCATATTAATTGCTGGGAAGCGGTAAATATCGGCCTGAGCGGCGAGTTTATCCAATCGTTAAACTCGCCATACCAGTTTATCGAAGAAAAGGATATCCGCCAGCTATTGCGCCCACGGCCGCGATTTAGCAATAAAGGTACCTTCGGCCATGCGCTGATCATTGCCGGTCAGCCCGAAACAATGGGGGCTGCTTTGCTCAGCGCATCCGGATGCGCGCATGCCGGGGCCGGCTTAACAACCGCATGCATACCTCAGAGTGGTTTGGTGGCCCTTAATACTTCGCAGCCCGAAGTGATGGCCATTATGCGCGATGGGAAGAAAACGCCGGAGATGGCCTGGGATAAATTTAGCGCTATTGGTATTGGCCCGGGTTTAGGCAAGGATAAACAAGCCCTGCAATTGCTGGGCAATACCTTAAAGAACTATCAAAAGCCTATGGTGATAGATGCGGATGCCCTAAACCTGTTATCCGCAAACCCTAAGCTTTGGAAAAAGATACCGGCCGGCAGCATCCTCACCCCACACATGAAGGAGTTTGACCGCCTGTTTGGCGGGCACATCAGTTGGTGGAGCCGCATCCAAACCGCCATTGTCAGGGCGGCGGAATACAACATCAATATCCTGCTTAAAAACAACTATACCATCATCGCTACGCCTGGTGGCAGGGTTTACTTTAACCCCACCGGTAACCCCGCCATGGCCACCGGCGGCATGGGCGATGTGTTGACGGGCATCCTCGCTTCGCTGCTGGCACAACAACACCCGCCTGAACAGGCCTGCATCATCGGTGCCTATATCCACGGCAAAGCCGGGGATGAATTGGCATTGCCCAGCCGAATGACGGTGGTGATGCCGGGTAAACTGGCGCAGCAACTGCCGGTTACCATTGCGCGGCTGACTCTATAA
- a CDS encoding response regulator transcription factor, with protein sequence MNSAILKTSLKIGLLTALAVLLYEASNVLLFYKFIRLDYYIAIIALAALVTGVVIARRQAPTITNQPDTDPFGQLTNKEMQIFLLMADGKTNKEIAAANFVEISTIKTHINHIYAKLQVSSRKQALALYQNQGASAKSTLYPPPVA encoded by the coding sequence ATGAATAGCGCTATCCTTAAAACTTCGCTGAAAATTGGTTTGTTGACCGCTTTGGCTGTTTTGCTGTATGAAGCATCGAATGTGCTGCTGTTCTATAAATTTATCAGGCTCGACTATTATATCGCCATCATCGCTTTGGCTGCTTTGGTAACGGGCGTTGTCATTGCCCGCAGACAGGCCCCCACGATAACCAATCAACCGGATACCGACCCTTTCGGCCAGCTTACCAATAAGGAGATGCAGATATTTTTGCTGATGGCCGATGGCAAAACCAATAAGGAAATAGCCGCCGCGAACTTTGTAGAGATCAGCACCATTAAAACGCACATCAACCATATTTACGCCAAATTGCAGGTAAGTAGCCGTAAACAAGCGCTGGCACTTTATCAAAACCAGGGCGCATCAGCAAAATCAACCCTTTATCCACCCCCGGTAGCATAA
- a CDS encoding DUF4197 domain-containing protein encodes MKKATLFLALIFAVLSNTYAQSKLIPSNLDIGNALKQALEQGTGKSSDKLSTVDGFFKDAEVKILFPPEAQKAEKTLRSLGLNQLCDNVILSLNRAAESAAKEAKPIFIDAIKQMTLQDVSNILLGKQDAATEYFKRTTTVQLSAKFKPVVQVNLDQAGATKYYTAAATSFNKVPFVKKINPDISDYVTQKAIDGLFLQIAKEELNIRQNLSARTTPLMKTVFSFAEKFKKQ; translated from the coding sequence ATGAAAAAAGCCACATTGTTTTTGGCGTTGATATTCGCGGTATTGAGTAATACCTACGCCCAATCTAAACTAATCCCCTCAAACCTTGATATTGGCAATGCACTGAAGCAGGCGCTGGAGCAAGGCACCGGCAAAAGCAGCGACAAACTATCGACCGTTGATGGATTTTTTAAAGATGCCGAGGTAAAGATCCTTTTCCCGCCCGAAGCGCAGAAGGCCGAAAAAACCTTACGCTCATTAGGCTTAAACCAACTTTGCGATAACGTGATCCTATCGCTTAACCGTGCTGCCGAAAGCGCCGCTAAAGAGGCTAAGCCTATTTTTATTGACGCCATCAAACAAATGACCCTACAGGATGTAAGCAACATTCTGTTAGGCAAGCAGGATGCCGCTACAGAATATTTTAAGCGCACCACCACCGTGCAACTATCGGCCAAATTTAAGCCGGTTGTGCAAGTAAACCTGGACCAGGCCGGTGCTACCAAATACTACACCGCGGCAGCTACCAGCTTTAATAAAGTGCCCTTTGTAAAAAAGATCAACCCTGATATCAGCGATTATGTTACGCAGAAAGCCATCGACGGTTTGTTTCTGCAAATAGCTAAAGAGGAGTTAAACATCCGCCAAAACTTATCGGCACGTACTACGCCGTTAATGAAGACGGTATTCTCGTTCGCGGAGAAGTTTAAGAAGCAATAG
- a CDS encoding sensor histidine kinase: MSAPTETVTAHIPPAATAHTATVCGANCPVAPVKQADMGTQIADFFTGLFDTKNWPPRWHCGSWSDFHGWLYIVSDLLIWAAYFAIPILLARIVTKRKDLPFPRIIWLFVAFIILCGSTHLIDAIIFWWPAYRLSALVRFATAVVSVFTLYATYKIMPLVLSLRSVEELEREIAERKQVEAKLAENEFLLSEAGRIGRMGGWEFDVINQKSTWSPTVYDIYGVPHDYDMDAAEPFSYYTPASAGLLKDALAEAYENGAGWDLELQMTTAQGQNIWVRSCGECFYDEAGKLSKLRGLFMDINRYKINELALNTSHELLFRSHQQLKTFTHILSHNIRNHASNISLLNSLVNVEAMDEDNRELFDKISKVSHGLNETLNDLSVAIKIREDKMESETLSFRDITANVFEILESEILMNAAKVKFNFSVKTIEYPKLYLESIVMNLLSNAIKYRKPDVAPEVLLKTYTNESGRTVLECRDNGQGINLKLHGDRLFGLYKTFHEHKEAHGVGLFLVKTQVESQGGGIVVESEPGKGTTFKIVF, encoded by the coding sequence ATGAGTGCCCCGACGGAAACTGTAACCGCGCATATCCCGCCTGCCGCCACTGCCCACACCGCGACGGTTTGCGGGGCTAATTGCCCCGTGGCCCCGGTAAAACAGGCTGATATGGGCACTCAGATAGCCGACTTTTTTACGGGCTTATTCGATACCAAAAACTGGCCGCCACGCTGGCATTGCGGCTCCTGGTCCGATTTTCATGGATGGCTCTATATCGTGTCCGACCTGCTGATCTGGGCGGCATATTTCGCCATCCCCATTTTGCTGGCCCGCATTGTTACCAAGCGTAAAGATCTTCCCTTCCCCAGGATCATCTGGCTGTTTGTGGCCTTTATTATCCTGTGCGGATCGACCCATCTAATTGATGCCATTATTTTTTGGTGGCCGGCCTACCGCCTTAGCGCGCTGGTAAGGTTTGCTACGGCGGTTGTTTCGGTATTTACGCTGTATGCCACGTATAAAATTATGCCGCTGGTGCTGTCGCTGCGCTCGGTTGAGGAACTGGAGCGCGAGATAGCCGAGCGCAAGCAGGTAGAAGCCAAGCTGGCCGAAAATGAATTTTTGCTGAGCGAGGCCGGCCGAATTGGCCGTATGGGCGGCTGGGAGTTTGACGTGATCAATCAAAAGTCAACCTGGTCGCCAACGGTGTACGATATTTATGGTGTGCCGCATGATTATGATATGGATGCGGCCGAACCATTCTCGTACTACACTCCGGCATCGGCCGGGTTATTAAAGGATGCCTTAGCCGAGGCTTATGAAAACGGCGCCGGTTGGGACCTGGAACTGCAAATGACCACCGCGCAGGGCCAAAACATCTGGGTGCGCTCATGCGGCGAGTGTTTTTATGATGAAGCCGGTAAGCTGAGTAAGCTGCGCGGGCTTTTTATGGATATTAACCGGTATAAGATTAACGAACTGGCGCTGAATACATCGCATGAGTTGCTGTTCCGCAGCCACCAGCAACTGAAAACGTTTACGCATATCCTGTCGCACAATATCCGCAACCATGCCAGCAATATCTCGTTGCTGAACAGCCTGGTAAATGTAGAGGCCATGGACGAGGACAACCGTGAATTGTTCGACAAGATCAGCAAGGTGTCGCACGGCTTAAACGAAACACTGAACGACCTGTCGGTGGCCATTAAGATCCGCGAAGATAAGATGGAGTCGGAAACGCTGTCGTTCCGCGATATTACGGCTAACGTGTTCGAGATACTGGAGTCGGAGATCTTGATGAACGCCGCGAAGGTGAAGTTTAACTTTAGCGTGAAGACCATCGAGTACCCGAAACTATACCTGGAAAGTATTGTGATGAACCTGTTATCAAACGCCATAAAATACAGGAAGCCGGATGTAGCCCCCGAGGTATTATTAAAAACCTATACCAACGAGAGCGGCCGTACGGTTTTAGAATGCCGCGACAACGGACAGGGCATTAACCTGAAACTACATGGCGACCGCCTGTTTGGCCTGTACAAAACCTTTCACGAGCATAAGGAGGCCCACGGTGTGGGGCTGTTCCTGGTAAAAACCCAGGTCGAATCGCAAGGGGGGGGCATTGTGGTAGAAAGCGAACCGGGCAAGGGCACTACCTTTAAAATTGTATTTTAA